Below is a genomic region from Candidatus Chlorobium masyuteum.
GACGGAAAAGAATATCTGGCTTAAGGCACAGATTGAAAAGAAGGCCGTGCTGCTGACTACCGTCGGCAGGGTTATCTTCAACCGTCATGTACCAGAAGAGATCGGCTTTATCAACCGCGTTATCGATAAAAAGGTTGCCAAGGAGCTGATCGGAAGGCTGAGCAGCGAAGTCGGTAACGTTGAGACCGCCAAATTCCTTGACAATATCAAGGAGGTCGGTTTCCACTATGCCATGAAGGGCGGTCTCTCTGTCGGCCTTTCCGATGCTATTGTGCCGGATACCAAGGCCAGGCATATCAAGAGTGCCCAGCGTGACAGCACCAAGGTTGTCAAGGAGTACAACCGTGGAACCCTGACGGATAACGAGCGCTACAACCAGATTGTTGACGTCTGGCAGAAAACCTCCAATATCGTTGCAGAGGAGTCCTACCAGAAGCTGAAGAAGGATCGCGAAGGTTTCAATCCGCTCTATATGATGCTTGATTCCGGAGCCCGAGGTTCCAGGGAGCAGGTACGTCAGCTGACCGGTATGAGAGGTCTTATTGCCCGTCCCCAGAAGTCGATGTCGGGTCAGCCGGGTGAGATCATTGAAAATCCGATTATCTCGAACCTCAAGGAGGGTCTTACGGTTCTTGAGTACTTCATCTCCACGCACGGTGCCCGTAAGGGTCTTTCCGATACATCGCTGAAAACAGCCGATGCCGGTTATCTGACCAGAAGGCTGCACGATGTGGCACAGGATGTTATTGTTACCATGGAGGATTGCGGAACCACCCGTGGTCTCTATGTCCACCGCAATATTGAGGAGGAGACCAGCGGTCAGATCAAGTTCCGTGAGAAGATCAAGGGACGAGTAGCCGCCCGCGATATTGTCGATACCCTGAACAATACGGTGGTTGTCCGCTCCGGAGAGATTATTACTGAAGAGCTTGCCGAGCTGATACAGGAGACCGCCGGTGTCGAAGAGGCGGAGATCCGTTCGGTTCTCACCTGTGAGGCCAAGATCGGTATCTGCTCCAAGTGCTACGGCACAAACCTTTCGGTACACGAAATTGTTGAGATCGGAGAGGCTGTCGGCGTTATTGCCGCGCAGTCGATCGGTGAACCTGGAACACAGCTTACGCTTCGTACCTTCCACCAGGGCGGTACGGCGCAGGGCGGTATCTCCGAAACCGAGACCAAGGCATTCTATGAAGGCCAGGTTCAGTTCGAGGATATCAAAAGTGTCCAGCACAGCGCAATCAACGAAGACGGTGTTGAGGATATCCGCTCGATTGTTATTCAGAAAAACGGCAAGATCAATATTGCCGATCCTGAAACCGGCAAAATTCTCAAGCGCTACCAGGTTCCGCATGGCGCGCATCTCAACTGTGAAAACGGTTCACTGGTCAAAAAAGACCAGGTGCTCTTCAGCAGCGAACCGAACAGTACGCAGATTATTGCCGAACAGCCGGGATTTATAAAATTTGCCGATATCGAGAAGGGTGTCACCTACAAGGAAGAGGTTGATCCCCAGACCGGTTTTGCCCAGCACACCATTATCAACTGGCGTTCAAAATTGAGAGCGACCGAAACCAGGGAGCCACGCCTCCTGATTGTGGACGGTAACGGTGAAGTTAAAAAGACCTACCCTGTGCCGATCAAGTCCAACCTCTATGTTGAGGATGGCCAGAAGATCGTTCCGGGTGATATCATGGCCAAGGTTCCGAGAAATCTTGATCGTGTCGGTGGCGATATTACCGCCGGTCTGCCGAAGGTTACCGAGCTGTTTGAGGCCCGAATTCCTACCGATCCTGCCATTGTTACTGAAATTGACGGTTATGTCAGCTTCGGTTCCCAGCGCAGAAGCAGCAAGGAGATCAAGGTCAAGAACGACTTTGGTGAAGAGAAGGTATACTATGTACAGGTTGGCAAGCATGTGCTTGCCAATGAGGGTGATGAGGTCAAGGCCGGCGATCCGCTGACCGATGGAGCGGTATCACCGCAGGACATTCTGAGGATTCAGGGTCCCAATGCCGTACAGCAGTATCTCGTCAACGAGATCCAGAAGGTCTACCAGATCAATGCCGGTGTTGAGATCAATGACAAGCATCTTGAGGTTATTGTGCGCCAGATGCTTCAGAAGGTTCGGGTTGAAGAGCCCGGTGATACCGAGCTGCTCCCCGGTGACCTGATTGACCGGAGTGCCTTTATGGATGCCAACGAGGGTGTTTCCGAGAAGGTACGCATTACCGAGAAAGGTGATGCTCCGGCCAGAATTCAGGATACCCAGCTCCACAAGATGCGTGACATCGCCAAGCTTAACCGTGAGCTGCGCAAGAACACCAAAACCATGATCGCTTTTGAGCCGGCCCTTCAGGCGACCTCTCATCCGGTTCTGCTTGGTATTACCAGTGCAGCATTGCAGACCGAGAGTGTTATTTCGGCCGCATCGTTCCAGGAGACCACCAAGGTTCTGACCGATGCAGCGGTTGCAGGTAAGGTTGATTTCCTTGCCGGACTCAAAGAGAACGTCATTGTCGGCAAGCTGATCCCTGCCGGTACCGGACTGAAAAAGTACAAGGCTATCAAGCTGACCGGAGATGGTCAGGATACCGTAGCAGTAGCGCCGGGTGCTGAGGGTGAAGCGGTAACGGAGCCTTCTGACGTGTAGTTCGGAAGCGTTGCCAAAAGATGAGTAATAAAAAAGGGAGATGCGAGTCTCCCTTTTTTATTGTCCATTTTTCGTGCTCTCCTACTTTTTTTCGAAGCGGAAGGTGTCCAGAAAGCTGGTATCAAAGTCACCGCTCTGGAAGACCGGAGAGTGCATTACCTGCTTGTGGAACGGTATGGTGGTTTTCACTCCGACAACAATAAATTCGTCAAGCGCTCGGGACATCCTTGCGATGGCTTCATCACGGGTGTGAGCGGTCACGATCAGCTTGGCGATCATGGAGTCGTAGTTGGAGGGGACAACATAGCTTGCATAGGCGTGTGAATCGACCCGTACGCCGTGTCCTCCGGGAGTATGAAAGACCTGAAGCTGACCGGGAGATGGACGGAACATGTGCTCCGGATCCTCGGCATTGATGCGGCACTCAATGGAGTGACCTTTCGGAGTGAATTTTCTGTTCTCGATCGACTCTCCGGCAGCAATTTCGATCTGCTCGCGGACAATATCGACATCGTAGCGCTCTTCGGTAACCGGATGCTCGACCTGGATACGGGTGTTCATCTCCATGAAGTAGAAGTCGCGGTGTTTGTCGAGCAGAAACTCGATGGTACCGGCACCCTCATAGTTGATTGCCCTTGCTGCAGCTACAGCGGCATCACCCATTTTTTTTCTCAGTGCATCGTCAACCGCCGGTGAAGGGGTCTCCTCAATAAGCTTCTGGTGACGGCGCTGAACGGTACAGTCGCGCTCACCGAGATGGATGGTGTGGCCGTGTTGGTCGGAGAGAATCTGGATCTCGACGTGGCGGGGATTTTCAAGATACTTCTCGATATAGACACCGCTGTTACCGAACGCCTGCTCGGCTTCACTGCGTGCGGTGTTGAGCGCTTTTTCAAGCTGGCTCTCCTCGGTCACAACCCTCATGCCCTTTCCGCCGCCACCGGCAGTAGGCTTGATAATGACCGGATAGCCGGTTTTTTTAGCGGTCTCTATTGCCTGTTTCAGATCGGTGACCAGACCGGGGCTTCCGGGAACAACGGGGACTCCGGCGGCAATCATGGTTGATTTGGCCGTATTTTTGTCACCCATCTGGTTGATCATT
It encodes:
- the rpoC gene encoding DNA-directed RNA polymerase subunit beta' encodes the protein MIFSQGASPLKGDFSRIKFSIASPESILAHSRGEVLKPETINYRTFKPERDGLMCEKIFGPTKDWECYCGKYKRVRYKGIICDRCGVEVTTKSVRRERMGHISLAVPVVHTWFFRSVPSKIGALLDLSTKELERIIYYEVYVVINPGEPGEKQGIKKLDRLTEEQYFQIITEYEDNQDLDDSDPDKFVAKMGGEAIHLLLRNIDLDTTAVHLRKVLKESSSEQKRADALKRLKVVEAFRKSYEPHKKSRKKPQGLFPEDELPEPYVYEGNKPEYMVMEVVPVIPPELRPLVPLEGGRFATSDLNDLYRRVIIRNNRLKKLIDIRAPEVILRNEKRMLQEAVDALFDNSRKANAVKTGESNRPLKSLSDALKGKQGRFRQNLLGKRVDYSGRSVIVVGPELKLHECGLPKSMAIELFQPFVIRRLVDRGIAKSVKSAKKLIDKKDPIVWDVLEKVIDGRPVLLNRAPTLHRLGIQAFQPVLIEGKAIQIHPLVCTAFNADFDGDQMAVHIPLSQEAQLEASLLMLSSHNLILPQSGKPVTVPSQDMVLGMYYLTKSRPGDFGEGQIFYSAEDVLIAHNEERVGLHAQIFVQYSGQIDQKFDPIRVLDTLVEPKTEKNIWLKAQIEKKAVLLTTVGRVIFNRHVPEEIGFINRVIDKKVAKELIGRLSSEVGNVETAKFLDNIKEVGFHYAMKGGLSVGLSDAIVPDTKARHIKSAQRDSTKVVKEYNRGTLTDNERYNQIVDVWQKTSNIVAEESYQKLKKDREGFNPLYMMLDSGARGSREQVRQLTGMRGLIARPQKSMSGQPGEIIENPIISNLKEGLTVLEYFISTHGARKGLSDTSLKTADAGYLTRRLHDVAQDVIVTMEDCGTTRGLYVHRNIEEETSGQIKFREKIKGRVAARDIVDTLNNTVVVRSGEIITEELAELIQETAGVEEAEIRSVLTCEAKIGICSKCYGTNLSVHEIVEIGEAVGVIAAQSIGEPGTQLTLRTFHQGGTAQGGISETETKAFYEGQVQFEDIKSVQHSAINEDGVEDIRSIVIQKNGKINIADPETGKILKRYQVPHGAHLNCENGSLVKKDQVLFSSEPNSTQIIAEQPGFIKFADIEKGVTYKEEVDPQTGFAQHTIINWRSKLRATETREPRLLIVDGNGEVKKTYPVPIKSNLYVEDGQKIVPGDIMAKVPRNLDRVGGDITAGLPKVTELFEARIPTDPAIVTEIDGYVSFGSQRRSSKEIKVKNDFGEEKVYYVQVGKHVLANEGDEVKAGDPLTDGAVSPQDILRIQGPNAVQQYLVNEIQKVYQINAGVEINDKHLEVIVRQMLQKVRVEEPGDTELLPGDLIDRSAFMDANEGVSEKVRITEKGDAPARIQDTQLHKMRDIAKLNRELRKNTKTMIAFEPALQATSHPVLLGITSAALQTESVISAASFQETTKVLTDAAVAGKVDFLAGLKENVIVGKLIPAGTGLKKYKAIKLTGDGQDTVAVAPGAEGEAVTEPSDV
- the accC gene encoding acetyl-CoA carboxylase biotin carboxylase subunit yields the protein MFKKILVANRGEIALRIMQTCREMGISTVAVYSTVDAESIHVKYADEAVCIGPALSRESYLNIPRIIAAAEVTNADAIHPGYGFLAENADFAEVCASANIKFIGPTAKMINQMGDKNTAKSTMIAAGVPVVPGSPGLVTDLKQAIETAKKTGYPVIIKPTAGGGGKGMRVVTEESQLEKALNTARSEAEQAFGNSGVYIEKYLENPRHVEIQILSDQHGHTIHLGERDCTVQRRHQKLIEETPSPAVDDALRKKMGDAAVAAARAINYEGAGTIEFLLDKHRDFYFMEMNTRIQVEHPVTEERYDVDIVREQIEIAAGESIENRKFTPKGHSIECRINAEDPEHMFRPSPGQLQVFHTPGGHGVRVDSHAYASYVVPSNYDSMIAKLIVTAHTRDEAIARMSRALDEFIVVGVKTTIPFHKQVMHSPVFQSGDFDTSFLDTFRFEKK